The DNA segment CActtctttctttgcctgactgattctctctgcctgTTTCTCCTCAGACTGAATGATGGCTGAAGCTCAACTGTGTGGATTATTACAGGATGAGTTCACCTGCTCACTGTGTATGGACATCCTGACTGACCCCGTCTCCATCCCctgtggtcacagtttctgtctgGTGTGCCTCACGGACTGCTGGGATGACAGCCAAGTGTGCCGCTGTCCTCAGTGCATTGAGAACTTCACCGTGAGGCCTGAACTTCACATAAACACTGTGCTGAATGAAGTCGTCAAGAAATTACAGAAGGTAGGTCTCCGTTCTCCACCATTTCAGAATTATGCTGGCCCTGGAGATGTGAAGTGTGACTTCTGTATTGGGAAGAAGTTCAGAGCGGTGAAGTCCTGTCTGACCTGCCCTgcctcctactgtcagactcacctgcagcctcactTTGAAATAGCAGCCTGGAAGGACCACAAGCTGACTGATCCTGATGAAAATCTGAAGGAGAAATTCTCTGCAAAACATCAGAAAAGTCCGGAAATATTTTGCAAAACTGATGAGACGTGTATCTGCTCAATGTCTGTGGTGACAGGACATGAAAATCATGAAATGGCTGAGCTGGAGACAGATAGAGAAGAAAAAGTGGTGAGTGGGATTTACTGCTTAATAGAAATGAAGTAACAGGGGCTAAGGGATTTGTAAATGCAGTGTAATGTAGGAATCTCTTCATCGATTCTTACAAACCTGATTCTGCAAGGACAGCAAACTGAAGGCTATCCTGCTGAAACCTTGTGCATGACATGGAATAGTCCAGGATGTGATGCCAGGTACTATCCATGGACAGCCATTACGCACTCATTACACTCACTGACTTCAACAATGTGACAAAAAAGATCACAAACACACAACACTGAGACGACAATTGAACCGACGCCTAGAGCTTTAGCCCGTATATATAAAGTAGGgtcgctgtcaaaaataactcccaTCTTTCCACCTTTATTGCACATGCGTAGTAACAAAAATCAATTGTTTCTTCTTCTATAGAGAATGCCTTGTGCGTCCAAAGATGTATTTTTGATAAGTTTGTTCACGCCTGAGAATTGCTCTCGTGATTTTCAGAAGCAAGCATAATTTTCAAATGTGCAAGCGTAATTGACACGTGtgaaatgtatatactgtatggctTATATTATTACAAGTtctttttggcagcaattatactccatataaaatgaataaaagtacATCTTCTGTTATCTTTATGTGatgaaaatattactttttttactGGGCATCATTTCCCAGGTAATCCCTGCAGTTATTCATGttggtttcctttgggtgctccagtttcctcccataatccaaagacatgcaggtcagatgTGTTTCTGATGCTAAATTGccctttctgtgtgtgtgtgtgtgtgtcggtcctgtgatagactggcatgctGCCCTGATGTTTCCCTGCCTCATGCctggtgattactgggatagACTCCTGCTGCCTCACCACCtcaccctggataagcaggttaagggggccggtggatggatggtttattgCAGTAAATGAGTTTGGGGTGTTTTATAATAAATCATCTAACAGCAGGTCTGAACCAcagacagagaaagtgaaagatgATTTGTGTGGACCTTTGACAATTTATGAACTTCAGCCATAAACTGAGCAGATCGCTTCATAGTTATGGTGTCCTGGCTGGAAGGTGGTACAGAGACCTCCAGCACTggattttctttttagtcattttataaatatatatagattttcCCCTGCAGTATCAGAGTTTCCAGAGGTTTTGTGATCTCTGGATGTAAAGTAAGCTCTTGACAGAGATGAATGAGGATATTTGTGAACCGTATTTtgcaaatttgggtttggttTCTGCATGTGGTTTCAGCTACTATACTGTAGTTGAGAAGTCTTAGTTTGtgttaattaaattctttttgactatttcagtttacaatgtgAAATCagacggggggtggggggggggtcagtTATCAGCAATGTTCTTCTGATTTCATTTGAACCCCTGCCTACCCACCTATGGAAACAGTCAGAGCTAAAAGGCCTTCAAAAAGGTGTTTCTCTATGTTAATGATATGGTGCTCGGTGTCTCAAATCACGGTCACGTGTATTAAATCTGTTAGGTGAATTTCATAAAAGTCACTTGAATAAGAGTGTTCTCCAGTCTTTGAATGCCAAACTAAACTTGGTTGCCTTTGTGTGATTGTCTCAGAAGATTGAAACTGTAGTAATCACTCAAAGATATCGAGAGCAGAGGCTCCGAGTGGCTGGACATCTTCTCTTAAAGTCTACTTAATTTGACTCATTTTAGTTCAATAATACATCCTTGTTTAGCTCTGTCTTGATAGGCAGATCCTCCACTCCCCCTTATtctttggtcaagagtcctgtctttaattTGAATGCTCAATATTATGCAAATGCATTTCCtacttactgcggtgggttggcaccctgcccaggattggttccctgccttgtgccctgtgttggctgggattggctccagcagacccccgtgaccctgtgtttggattcagcgggttggaagatggatggatggatggatttcctacTTAGGACTTTAATGGAAGTAtctatttaatgacattttagaataaactgccTGTGTTTTGTATATTGTGAGTGAATGGCTGATAACTGACATGAGGATCATGTGGCACATGTGATGatgtaagattattttttttcatgggtgtttttatttcattggcTATTGCACAGAGTTGGTCGCCATTGGCTTGTgacattaactattttttttatcctatctccgtgaaaacatgagattacataaTTTTCTTGGGCACCACTACACAACATGTGAGGTAAGCATCATACTACCAAAATACAATAATTTAagattggagtattcctttaaattggCCCTATGACTGAACTAACCCCAATCACTCACGCCTCAGTGATTTCACTGATCTCAACTGACAAAACACATCACAACATTCTCACAAGTCTGACTTGGGTTATCAAATGATGGCGTAGGTCCTGTCATTGCAGCCATTACGTGTCCAAGTCCTCCTGGGTTTCTTCACCTACACAGTCCAGTGTGTTATGGTGTGTGTGAACTTCTAAAATCCCATATCTTCTACACTTCAAGAACTAACGTGTTGAACAGTGTGCCTTCAAACTCTTTCATTCACTTGTCTGACTCTTGAAGCTCAAACTCCATCTTCACTCTAActggtaaattaaattaaacctttCTTGTAATCTTGTGttgctatttatattttttgagtcAAATCTGTGTGGCACCTACAGTGTGACACAACAATGTAAGTTGTgttacaaaatttaaaagaagcGCCTTGTAAAAATGTCAGGCCTCACAAAGAGAACAAGAACACAAAAAGTGAAGGTGAATTCTGATAAGACCACGCatgtcctcttgtgtgtccaaacagaaactGCTGCGGGTGACACTGAGTGACATCAGGAGGAGACTTGAGCAGAGAGAGAAGAAACTGAGGGAGACGAGAAGGGTGATGGAGCAGAAGAAGGTGAGTGGAATTAAGATGACACATCAAATTAAAGAAACCAGAAATACATGAAAACCAGAGGAGCCATCAGAGCTTCACTGGTAATGATGAGTAGAGGCACAACAAGGAGAAGGATAAAAgatgatgttttattttatccTCAATGGCATTTCACAGTCCACAGTGTTTCTTGTTTTATTCATTACATATTCAGACAGTAGAACCCTATATTAGTGAAACATGGACTCCCCCACCTAAACCCATGCTGACCGCTCACTAACACTCCTTTTCTTGATGTGTCACTTCATCTCTCCTTTACTAATTGTTTCCATTAATGCACCTGTGATTCATGCTAAGCTTACGTTAGTACCCCTCTGGTTCAAATGTAACCCATCCCAGCCCACTTTATCCTTCTCCAAGATTTTAGGTTTGTATTAAGCGTTATCCTCAGTCTTATCTGCACCAACACATGGCATAGGTAAAACGATTGAGATGATCACTTTGTAAGTTCTGCTCCTCCGCTTTGATCTTTACTCTTTAAGTTTGGTGAAAAAGTGTGTCACTCTGACCTTAGCTTTATCATTTGTTCAATGGCAAGTAGATAACATTGGCAATGACAGCCATTGGCCAGGAAGGTAACACACCATATGAGACTGTGTCTGGAGCAAACCTTTATGTCAACTCCCTAATAATTCAATCCCTAACTATCACTACTGTTCCCTTTTTCTGGTGACTGTTTGGAGGTCAACAATTAGGATGTCTCATTCCTGCCTGGTATCTCAGGGTCTTAAGGCTCACCATCCACTTATGAAAGGTCATGTAAACAGACGGACACCTCTAGCTTTGGGGTTGATGATCATGGAGAGTGTTCACCTCTTACCTTACACTTACATCAGACTGTGACCCATCTGTTACTACCCTAGCCAGTGTCTTGGCCTCTTCCACTTTAGAGAGCACACTAACCCCCTACAACATCTGCGTGAGCCAAACAAATATTAACCAAAGTAACAATGGCAGACTTACCAGTAACAATGAGCTCTTAATTAATGAATGAGATTTACATCAATCTGGAGATGTAGACTCACAGCCCTGAGTTTGGCATTGGAAAAAAGAAGagggacaataaataaataacacaatcgTGTTTAATGTCTCCAACTGACAGGTTTCATGTCATGACCAACATGGACCATCTCACAGCCCAAAGCAGAACACAGCTACCCCACACAGTCTCTGGTCCCTAAAGACtctacaattaccttacaacaCGCAGGCTTTTCTTTACAATACACAAACTACTTTTCTTCTTATTCCCTCCATTTCTCTAATCCCAAGTCCATCTCACTCAGCTCAGCAGTAGAGAATATTTTTATCAACAGAGTCAGTGGACTGTCCAGCACATGGGAAGCACCCAGAGGCCCTTCTGGGTTAGAGTCCTCATAAGATAATATCACTGTCCCCCAGTAGATCCTTCTAATAGCTCTACTGGACCTCAAAAGGGCTGAAGTCACCCAAGTGGGAGCACTGCTGCCACTCAGCATACTGGATGAACATATTGAACTGAGAAATAGTCTCCCACTGCCCCTCCATTATTCTACTCTCTTGTTCAAGCAATGTACCACCAAACATCTTGGACAGGATGCCAGACAATCCAAACCATCTTTTACAACATCaaataccaacaaatgtgtctcATGACTGGTTATTCTTAGCATGTGACTCAATTCAATTTCATTCTTTATTCAATCAGATATCAGTGGAAGGAGAGGTAGAGGAAAATGAGAAGAGCTTCACTGATCTGATGCACTGCATTGAAGAAGCTCAGAAGAAATTGGTTGAGAAGATtagagaacaagaaaagagagaaatagagaaggctgaaggagtcatGGAACAACTAGAGAAGGAGATCGAGGAGCTGAAGAAGATATATGCTGAGCTGGAGGAGCTTTCAGAGATCAAGGACAATGTCCACTTCCAGCAGGTGAGAGCAACACTTACATGAAATCCGAATAGACTGGGGTGTGTGGAACCTGAGAACATTTAGAAAGAAATTTAGAAGATAGGAGGGGTTAATACATCATGGCAAGAACAGGCATTTCAACCCGTCATATAATGTCTTTTCAAATTCCCCTAATATTGTCAAAATGTACAAATGTCTCTGAGTTTCTGCTTCCATCTGCACCTTTTCCATGTATCTACTCTTGTCTGTGTCAGGACATCGATTTGTATGAAGTTTATGCTCAggtaactttattttaaaagatgcCACCTGACAAAAGATGACATAAACTTCCTTAATACTGTTAAACCCCTCTGTCAGGTCACCTCCTAATGtctccattctaaaactccaagACTCATAAGATTCAGATTCTTCAAACCCCACAGTTCAGTCTCGTCTCTCTTCTCTTGACTTTCTCTTGTGTGGTTAGGTCATTTCTCTAATATGGAGACCAACAC comes from the Erpetoichthys calabaricus chromosome 4, fErpCal1.3, whole genome shotgun sequence genome and includes:
- the LOC114641130 gene encoding tripartite motif-containing protein 16-like protein isoform X2; protein product: MMAEAQLCGLLQDEFTCSLCMDILTDPVSIPCGHSFCLVCLTDCWDDSQVCRCPQCIENFTVRPELHINTVLNEVVKKLQKVGLRSPPFQNYAGPGDVKCDFCIGKKFRAVKSCLTCPASYCQTHLQPHFEIAAWKDHKLTDPDENLKEKFSAKHQKSPEIFCKTDETCICSMSVVTGHENHEMAELETDREEKVKLLRVTLSDIRRRLEQREKKLRETRRVMEQKKISVEGEVEENEKSFTDLMHCIEEAQKKLVEKIREQEKREIEKAEGVMEQLEKEIEELKKIYAELEELSEIKDNVHFQQTQTFPSCRVLPADGDSLSFTVIANVSSEDLRKELSCVKKILEKITQWDIMTLTSGREAPVLTLQPPEPRRRDEFLQYFCPLTLDINTAHKDLHLSEGNKKVTCERTQPEYPDHPDRFDYWEQVLCREALTGTRSYWEVECTGDWVLIGVAYKGLSRKGKDLECSFGSNNKSWSLLCADSQYAVRHNDEETEISAPYSPRIGVYLDWPAGSLSFYSVSHTMTLLHRFNTSFTEPLYPGFGFWLDCKSSAKICHLTPCDH